A single region of the Elizabethkingia sp. JS20170427COW genome encodes:
- a CDS encoding ectonucleotide pyrophosphatase/phosphodiesterase — MRKFFCILLAFVSLSFFGQSKKVVDTTQVVTSNHHNSIEAQKEPYVILISADGFRYDYIEKYQAHFLKSLAEANTWAKKGMYPSYPSITFPNHYSIATGLYPSHHGLVDNIFYDPSREEMYKIGTKTIEDGSWYKGLPLWGLAESQNMIAASLFWVGSESDAGGYRPSYYYRYQESFSGKDKARIVKNWLTLPEEKRPHFITLYFPEVDHAGHVYGPDASETRDAVQLVDKAIQDLVQELKPLQLPINFIFVSDHGMTEIKEENYVQLPSIIDRDKFVVVNSFTFARITAKNPQDVQKLYQDLKSLKSKDFSVYLAKNFPKKITL, encoded by the coding sequence ATGCGCAAGTTTTTTTGTATTCTTTTGGCCTTTGTAAGCCTTTCATTTTTTGGTCAGAGTAAAAAAGTAGTGGACACTACTCAAGTAGTTACTTCTAATCATCACAATTCTATAGAAGCTCAAAAAGAGCCTTATGTTATTCTGATTTCAGCTGATGGTTTTAGATATGATTATATTGAAAAATACCAAGCTCATTTTTTAAAGTCCTTAGCAGAAGCAAATACTTGGGCAAAGAAGGGAATGTATCCTTCTTATCCATCCATCACGTTTCCCAACCATTATTCTATAGCCACAGGCTTATATCCTTCTCATCATGGGTTGGTAGATAATATTTTTTATGACCCTTCTCGCGAAGAAATGTATAAAATAGGAACTAAAACTATAGAGGATGGCTCTTGGTACAAAGGTCTTCCTTTATGGGGGTTAGCAGAGAGTCAAAATATGATTGCTGCAAGCTTGTTTTGGGTAGGTTCTGAAAGTGATGCTGGAGGTTATCGCCCATCTTATTATTATCGCTATCAAGAAAGTTTTTCGGGTAAGGATAAGGCAAGGATTGTTAAAAATTGGTTGACGCTTCCTGAGGAGAAGAGACCCCACTTTATTACTTTGTATTTCCCAGAAGTAGATCATGCAGGACACGTTTATGGTCCTGATGCTTCAGAAACAAGAGATGCTGTGCAATTAGTGGATAAGGCTATTCAGGATTTGGTTCAAGAATTAAAACCTCTACAATTGCCTATCAATTTTATTTTTGTTTCAGATCATGGAATGACCGAAATTAAAGAGGAAAATTACGTTCAGCTTCCATCGATAATTGATAGAGATAAATTTGTAGTAGTCAATAGTTTTACCTTTGCTAGGATTACAGCAAAAAATCCTCAGGATGTTCAAAAACTTTACCAAGATTTGAAAAGTCTGAAAAGCAAAGATTTCTCGGTATATTTAGCAAAAAACTTTCCCAAAAAAATTACACTTTAG
- a CDS encoding TlpA disulfide reductase family protein: MKNKKLLGISAILIPVVLIGILIYLYAGLQKKKEKIEALNKIPTFSVQDINGATVTEKNIPEGNKVLVYFNSECGYCQMEMQELSQINEKHQDINWIMFTDKPLKEIQQFAEKYHLDKVKNVKWCNDPKSEVYLKFAMTGIPYFLGYNAENKLVHRSTGATKIEKILTDFDGK; this comes from the coding sequence ATGAAGAATAAAAAGTTACTTGGAATATCGGCTATTCTTATTCCTGTTGTTTTGATAGGAATACTCATTTACCTGTATGCTGGATTACAGAAGAAAAAAGAGAAAATAGAAGCATTAAATAAAATTCCTACTTTTTCTGTTCAGGATATTAACGGAGCCACCGTAACAGAGAAAAATATACCCGAAGGAAATAAAGTTTTGGTATATTTCAACTCCGAATGTGGGTATTGCCAAATGGAAATGCAGGAACTTTCACAGATTAATGAGAAACATCAAGATATTAATTGGATAATGTTTACGGATAAACCCTTAAAGGAAATCCAGCAGTTTGCAGAAAAATATCACTTGGATAAAGTCAAAAATGTAAAATGGTGCAACGATCCGAAATCTGAAGTGTATCTAAAATTTGCCATGACAGGGATTCCTTATTTCTTGGGTTACAATGCAGAAAATAAACTGGTTCACCGAAGCACAGGAGCCACAAAAATTGAAAAAATTTTAACGGATTTTGATGGGAAATAA
- a CDS encoding HPF/RaiA family ribosome-associated protein, with translation MKITVQSFGLTPHAPLEEHIEKKISKLDTFYDKIMDCKVSLKVENTSDRENKTAEILLGIPGDDIMVKKTSASFEESIDNCVDTAKKLLIKKKENS, from the coding sequence ATGAAAATTACCGTACAATCATTTGGATTAACTCCTCATGCACCTCTTGAAGAACACATTGAAAAAAAAATCAGCAAGCTAGATACTTTTTATGATAAAATAATGGACTGTAAAGTTTCCCTTAAAGTAGAAAACACTTCCGATAGAGAAAATAAAACTGCGGAGATTTTACTGGGTATTCCAGGAGATGATATCATGGTGAAGAAGACTTCTGCAAGTTTTGAGGAAAGTATCGATAATTGTGTGGATACAGCTAAAAAACTGCTAATCAAGAAGAAAGAAAATAGTTAG
- a CDS encoding helix-turn-helix transcriptional regulator, whose protein sequence is MNIKNTFSKNILLLVNLFTLLVKSIFIALEKIIEKITQYRNRKGYTYENMADELHITQAAYRKIETGETKLSLERFFRIAEILETPITEFLELEKDVFNQYNHDNENVYQQKIDNFHQENKEVYQELIKAKDEQIALLKELLLKK, encoded by the coding sequence ATGAACATTAAAAATACTTTTAGTAAAAACATTTTACTTTTAGTAAATTTATTTACACTTTTGGTAAAGAGTATTTTTATAGCTTTGGAAAAAATTATAGAAAAAATAACCCAATACAGAAATCGTAAAGGATATACTTATGAAAATATGGCAGACGAACTACACATTACACAAGCTGCTTATAGAAAAATAGAAACAGGAGAAACCAAACTTTCTTTGGAAAGGTTTTTTAGAATTGCTGAGATTTTAGAGACTCCTATCACAGAATTTTTAGAATTAGAAAAAGATGTATTCAATCAGTATAACCACGATAACGAAAATGTATATCAACAAAAAATAGATAATTTTCATCAAGAAAACAAAGAAGTTTACCAAGAACTCATTAAAGCCAAAGACGAGCAGATTGCATTGCTTAAAGAATTGCTACTGAAAAAGTAA
- a CDS encoding tyrosine-type recombinase/integrase, which produces MEVIQKFLDYLEVEKRYSQHTITSYRRDLEDFKTFLLETEGQEDLLDASKRVVRNFIVHLNTHSISKRSINRKLSCLRSFFHFYIKIGDVKESPLQSIDSLKFYAERQIPFSKEEMDEVKEVYRKGDEKTILVEAIIETLYQTGMRKSELCKMKLTDVDFSLAIIKVIGKGNKQREIPLSEDLKKILEDYLKVRDPKPEFQDLFYVNYQGKKLTEKFVYSKVNSYLSYVSSKKKKSPHMLRHTFATHVLDNGAEINAVKEILGHASLASTQVYTHASIDQLKKVINQAHPRATKKNEL; this is translated from the coding sequence ATGGAAGTAATACAAAAGTTTTTAGACTATTTGGAAGTCGAAAAAAGATATTCTCAACATACTATTACTAGTTATCGCAGGGATTTAGAGGATTTTAAAACCTTCTTATTGGAAACGGAAGGACAAGAAGATCTTTTAGACGCTAGTAAGAGGGTAGTGAGAAACTTTATTGTACACCTTAATACTCATTCAATATCTAAGAGAAGTATCAATAGAAAGCTTTCTTGCTTAAGAAGCTTCTTTCATTTTTATATTAAAATAGGAGATGTTAAAGAATCTCCGCTGCAATCTATAGACTCGCTTAAATTTTATGCAGAGAGACAAATTCCTTTTTCTAAAGAAGAAATGGATGAGGTGAAAGAGGTGTATAGGAAGGGAGATGAAAAAACAATATTGGTAGAGGCTATTATTGAAACTTTATACCAAACGGGTATGAGGAAATCTGAACTTTGTAAAATGAAGCTTACGGATGTAGATTTTTCATTAGCGATTATAAAAGTGATAGGGAAGGGGAATAAGCAAAGGGAAATACCTTTGTCTGAAGATTTGAAAAAAATACTAGAAGATTACCTCAAAGTTAGAGATCCTAAACCAGAATTTCAAGATTTGTTTTATGTGAATTATCAAGGTAAGAAATTAACTGAAAAATTTGTTTATTCCAAAGTAAACTCCTACCTTAGTTATGTAAGTTCAAAGAAGAAAAAAAGCCCGCATATGTTAAGGCATACCTTTGCAACCCACGTATTGGATAATGGAGCTGAGATAAATGCGGTAAAAGAAATCTTAGGACATGCAAGCCTTGCAAGTACACAAGTGTACACCCATGCAAGTATCGACCAATTGAAAAAAGTTATTAACCAAGCTCACCCAAGAGCCACAAAAAAAAATGAATTATGA
- a CDS encoding peptidase domain-containing ABC transporter yields MGNKKLVEKTFSLQKDLTDCGVGCLQSLMRYYGGDISLETLREKSGTAKTGTTLLGLYQCANEIGFKAEGCEADVNALIEHGEPVILHVILENKYEHYVVCYFRIDSKDNQFLIGDPAKGIETWSQEYLEEVWKTKTCLTLKPKENFVKVSETKKEKLKWLKELIIRDKEAVYTIIILGAIFTLLGMAMSIFSQKLIDDILPKRKINVLMLSIGFLGFLLLGRVVVQALRELYIIKQSKEFNQRINLKFYSSLLNLPKLFFDTRKVGDFVARLNDTQRIQNVIRTLITNTATDVLGVLISIGFLFYYSWKLALFCLLVSPLVFYLIFRFNKKIIESQRNVMQAYSGNEANYIDSIRGIDVVKGFSKQNLFLKRNEIFYKNFQNKIFELGKLNLKITLYSGIALVFILLGILAFSSYNVLTGETKVGELMAIIGIASSLLGSITNLALVSIPIQEARVAFDRMFEYSSLEKEKTEGEIITELNSVEIKNLDFRFNGRSRLLNNISLKLEKGKIICLLGESGSGKTTLTEILQKNYFPENGNIIVNDQKDLNNVSLGSWRNLISIVPQNIQLFNGNVLENIILDDQLDDKKLQSIASLGFDKFIHSLPQGFMTLVGEEGINLSGGQKQLLGWMRALYHQPKFLILDEPTSSLDLINRNFIYDLIKKLKEEVVIFIISHHSEDVSKIADDIFVLENTQISKLSMVY; encoded by the coding sequence ATGGGAAATAAAAAACTGGTTGAAAAAACTTTTTCGCTTCAAAAAGATTTAACAGATTGCGGTGTTGGTTGCCTTCAATCTTTGATGCGTTATTACGGTGGCGATATTTCTTTAGAAACATTACGAGAAAAAAGTGGAACTGCAAAAACAGGAACCACACTATTAGGACTTTACCAATGTGCGAATGAAATAGGTTTTAAAGCCGAAGGTTGCGAAGCGGATGTAAACGCTTTGATAGAACACGGAGAACCCGTAATTTTGCACGTTATATTAGAAAATAAATATGAACATTATGTGGTCTGCTATTTTAGAATTGATTCTAAAGATAATCAATTTCTTATTGGAGATCCTGCCAAAGGAATAGAAACTTGGTCGCAGGAATATCTAGAAGAAGTTTGGAAGACTAAAACCTGCCTTACTTTAAAACCTAAAGAAAATTTTGTAAAAGTTTCCGAAACTAAAAAAGAAAAACTAAAATGGCTTAAAGAGCTTATCATCAGGGATAAGGAAGCTGTTTATACCATTATTATTCTTGGTGCTATTTTTACTTTGTTGGGAATGGCAATGTCTATATTTTCTCAAAAATTGATAGACGATATTTTACCGAAAAGAAAAATCAATGTTTTGATGCTCAGCATTGGATTTCTTGGTTTTTTACTTTTGGGTAGAGTTGTCGTACAAGCTTTAAGGGAATTGTATATCATAAAACAGAGCAAAGAATTTAATCAGCGAATCAACCTTAAGTTTTATTCATCATTACTAAATTTGCCCAAACTGTTTTTTGATACTCGAAAAGTTGGTGATTTTGTTGCGAGATTAAATGATACACAAAGAATACAGAATGTTATAAGAACCTTAATAACCAATACCGCAACAGATGTTTTGGGCGTTTTGATTTCTATTGGCTTTTTGTTTTATTATTCTTGGAAATTGGCCTTGTTTTGCTTGTTGGTTTCACCTTTGGTTTTCTACTTGATTTTTAGATTTAACAAAAAAATCATTGAATCCCAAAGAAATGTGATGCAGGCTTATAGTGGGAATGAAGCTAATTATATTGACAGTATTAGAGGAATTGATGTGGTAAAAGGATTTTCTAAACAAAATCTTTTTCTCAAAAGAAACGAAATTTTTTATAAGAATTTTCAGAATAAAATTTTTGAACTAGGAAAACTGAACCTAAAAATTACTTTGTATTCGGGAATTGCTTTGGTTTTCATACTTCTTGGCATTTTAGCTTTTTCTTCATATAATGTTTTAACAGGTGAAACTAAAGTAGGTGAACTGATGGCAATAATCGGAATTGCAAGTTCGCTTTTGGGTTCAATTACCAATTTGGCTTTGGTAAGTATCCCAATTCAAGAAGCAAGAGTAGCTTTCGATAGAATGTTTGAGTATTCTTCGTTAGAAAAAGAAAAAACAGAGGGAGAAATAATTACTGAACTTAATTCTGTTGAAATAAAAAATTTGGATTTTAGATTTAATGGCAGAAGCCGACTTTTGAATAATATTTCATTAAAATTAGAAAAAGGAAAAATTATTTGCCTTTTAGGGGAAAGTGGAAGTGGTAAAACAACACTCACAGAAATTCTACAAAAAAATTATTTTCCTGAAAACGGAAATATTATCGTAAATGACCAAAAAGATTTGAACAATGTTTCTTTGGGAAGTTGGAGAAATTTGATAAGTATTGTTCCTCAAAATATTCAACTTTTTAATGGGAATGTTTTAGAAAATATTATTTTAGATGACCAACTTGATGACAAAAAGTTGCAAAGTATTGCTTCTTTGGGTTTTGATAAGTTTATCCATTCTTTACCACAAGGGTTTATGACTTTGGTTGGAGAGGAAGGAATTAATTTATCCGGTGGACAAAAACAATTATTGGGCTGGATGAGAGCATTATACCACCAACCAAAATTTTTGATTTTGGATGAACCAACTTCTTCTCTTGATTTGATAAACAGGAATTTTATTTACGATCTTATCAAAAAATTAAAGGAAGAAGTAGTAATTTTTATTATTAGTCATCATTCAGAAGATGTGAGTAAAATTGCGGATGATATTTTTGTTTTGGAAAACACTCAAATTTCCAAACTTTCTATGGTCTATTAA
- the nusG gene encoding transcription termination/antitermination protein NusG, which produces MSEINWYVLKTISGQENKVKNYIETESKRLNIDADVVQVVIPTEKVVQMRNGKKVFKERPYYPGYIMIQANLVGEVPHIIKNIPGVISFLSLTKGGDPVPMRKSEVDRMLGRMDDLSEFAQNVEIPYVEGESIKVIDGPFNGFDGVIEKILEDKKKLEVMVSIFGRKTPLELNYTQVEKVS; this is translated from the coding sequence ATGAGCGAAATTAATTGGTATGTACTAAAAACCATCAGCGGTCAGGAAAATAAGGTTAAGAATTATATTGAAACCGAGTCCAAAAGACTTAATATAGATGCTGATGTGGTTCAGGTTGTGATTCCTACAGAGAAGGTTGTCCAAATGAGGAATGGCAAAAAAGTATTCAAAGAAAGACCTTACTATCCTGGTTACATCATGATACAAGCAAATTTAGTAGGTGAAGTTCCTCACATTATTAAAAATATACCAGGAGTTATTTCCTTTTTAAGTTTAACAAAAGGTGGTGATCCTGTCCCAATGAGAAAATCTGAGGTGGACAGAATGCTTGGTAGAATGGATGATCTTTCAGAATTTGCTCAAAATGTAGAAATCCCTTATGTAGAAGGAGAAAGCATTAAAGTTATCGATGGACCTTTCAATGGTTTCGATGGTGTAATTGAAAAAATTCTTGAAGATAAAAAGAAACTAGAAGTAATGGTTTCAATCTTTGGAAGAAAAACTCCATTAGAGCTTAATTACACACAAGTAGAAAAAGTTTCATAA
- a CDS encoding porin gives MKNVDIIMNMRFSLDNQFTDGKFENSQFNDNQVRLEIKGKIHDKVYFRFRDRYTKTTSPGSRDNLSRSTDMAYIGVQVSPKTQINLGKMSADWGGYEFDLNPIDILQYNDILEYADNFLTGVGVIHQISKNHSIGIQALNSRTGNFEEIYQGTIPQGIEKSKLPKAIVTNWRGSFFDGKFQTIYSYSYFHEAKNRGMNYVSLGNMYANRNFTLMYDFKYSHEGLDRKRLVTTMLGGGVPENETAYTAQDVSYLEHWIRAEYKINPKWNLSLTLMSSDASGKNILNDNSGYHHLRTAYGVIPSVQFAPFKDLNLKFFVSYVGRWCQHSDYAKQVLGQKDYNTGRLSIGFIAPLWIL, from the coding sequence TTGAAAAATGTAGATATCATCATGAATATGCGTTTTAGTTTGGATAACCAATTCACCGATGGGAAATTTGAGAACTCACAATTTAATGACAATCAGGTTCGTTTGGAAATTAAAGGTAAGATTCATGATAAAGTATATTTTAGGTTTAGAGATCGTTATACCAAAACCACAAGTCCAGGATCTAGGGATAATCTAAGCAGATCTACCGATATGGCTTATATTGGAGTACAAGTTTCTCCTAAAACCCAAATTAATTTAGGGAAAATGAGTGCAGATTGGGGAGGATATGAGTTTGATCTTAACCCAATAGACATTCTTCAGTATAATGATATTTTAGAGTATGCGGATAACTTTTTAACAGGGGTTGGGGTTATCCATCAGATTTCTAAAAACCATTCCATTGGCATTCAGGCTTTAAATTCTAGAACGGGTAATTTTGAAGAAATCTATCAAGGAACCATTCCTCAAGGAATTGAGAAGAGTAAGCTGCCAAAGGCTATTGTTACCAATTGGAGAGGGAGCTTTTTTGATGGAAAATTCCAGACCATCTATAGCTACAGCTATTTTCATGAAGCTAAAAACCGAGGAATGAATTATGTTTCTTTAGGAAATATGTATGCGAATCGTAATTTCACTTTGATGTATGATTTTAAATACAGTCATGAGGGCTTAGATAGAAAAAGGCTTGTCACTACAATGCTAGGAGGAGGAGTTCCTGAAAATGAAACAGCTTATACCGCTCAAGATGTAAGTTATTTGGAACATTGGATTAGGGCTGAATATAAAATTAATCCTAAATGGAATCTTTCACTAACCTTAATGTCTAGCGATGCATCAGGAAAAAATATTCTAAATGACAACAGTGGTTATCATCATCTAAGAACCGCTTATGGGGTGATTCCTTCAGTACAATTTGCTCCATTTAAAGATTTAAATTTAAAATTCTTTGTTTCTTATGTGGGCAGATGGTGCCAACATTCAGATTATGCTAAACAAGTTCTGGGACAAAAAGATTACAATACAGGTAGATTAAGTATAGGATTTATCGCTCCTTTGTGGATATTATAA
- a CDS encoding 3-ketoacyl-ACP reductase, with protein sequence MTLNGKNAIITGGSRGLGKAVATLLAKEGVNIGISGRNEESLKSAVAELEQLGIKAFYAVFNVDEEAEVKKGIALLAEKLGSIDILINNAGIGTFGKLAEMPSQDWEQVIKTNLFGVYYTAQAVHPYMKENGSGDIINVASTAGLKGGAGMSAYAASKAAVISLSQSMMAEWRKENIRVITLTPSTIATDMSIDGGLTDGNPDKVLQPEDFAEWVRDILKMNRRALIANGSIFSTNP encoded by the coding sequence ATGACTTTAAACGGAAAAAACGCAATCATCACAGGAGGAAGTAGAGGTTTAGGAAAGGCTGTAGCAACCCTACTTGCTAAGGAAGGTGTTAATATAGGAATTTCAGGTAGAAATGAAGAAAGCCTAAAATCAGCAGTGGCTGAACTAGAACAATTAGGTATTAAAGCTTTTTATGCTGTATTCAACGTTGATGAAGAAGCAGAAGTAAAAAAAGGAATTGCCCTACTTGCTGAAAAACTTGGAAGCATCGACATCCTTATCAACAATGCAGGTATCGGCACTTTCGGAAAATTAGCAGAAATGCCTTCTCAAGATTGGGAACAAGTAATCAAAACCAATCTGTTTGGGGTTTATTATACCGCACAAGCAGTGCATCCTTATATGAAAGAAAACGGAAGTGGCGATATCATTAATGTAGCTTCTACAGCTGGCCTAAAAGGAGGTGCAGGAATGTCTGCCTATGCAGCCTCTAAAGCTGCCGTAATCTCCCTTTCTCAATCGATGATGGCAGAATGGAGAAAAGAGAATATCCGTGTAATAACCCTTACCCCAAGTACTATTGCTACCGATATGAGTATTGATGGAGGTCTTACCGATGGTAACCCTGATAAAGTTTTACAACCTGAAGATTTTGCAGAATGGGTAAGAGATATTTTGAAAATGAACAGAAGAGCTCTTATTGCTAATGGCTCTATTTTCTCTACCAACCCTTAA
- the tuf gene encoding elongation factor Tu, which translates to MAKETFNRNKPHLNIGTIGHVDHGKTTLTAAISKVLSDKGLAEKRDFSAIDSAPEEKERGITINTSHIEYETENRHYAHVDCPGHADYVKNMVTGAAQMDGAILVCAATDGPMPQTREHILLCRQVNVPRIVVFMNKVDMVDDAELLELVELELRDLLSTYEYDGDNSPVIQGSALGALNGEEKWVKTVEELMAAVDTWIEQPVRDSDKPFLMPIEDVFSITGRGTVATGRIEAGVINTGDPVDIVGMGDEKLTSTVTGVEMFRKILDRGEAGDNVGLLLRGIEKTDIKRGMVIAKQGSVTPHKKFKAEVYILSKEEGGRHTPFHNKYRPQFYVRTTDVTGEIFLPEGVEMVMPGDNLTITVELLQPIALNVGLRFAIREGGRTVGAGQVTELID; encoded by the coding sequence ATGGCAAAGGAAACGTTTAATCGTAACAAACCGCACTTGAACATTGGTACTATTGGTCACGTTGACCATGGTAAGACTACTTTGACTGCAGCTATCAGTAAAGTATTATCTGACAAAGGTCTAGCTGAGAAAAGAGACTTCTCTGCAATTGACTCTGCTCCAGAAGAAAAAGAAAGAGGTATTACTATCAATACTTCACACATTGAATACGAAACAGAAAACAGACACTACGCTCACGTTGACTGTCCAGGTCACGCCGACTATGTAAAAAACATGGTAACTGGTGCTGCTCAAATGGATGGAGCTATCTTAGTATGTGCTGCTACTGACGGTCCAATGCCTCAAACTAGAGAGCACATCCTACTTTGCCGTCAGGTAAACGTTCCTAGAATCGTAGTATTCATGAACAAAGTAGACATGGTAGATGATGCTGAGCTTTTAGAGCTTGTTGAGCTTGAATTAAGAGACCTTCTTTCTACTTACGAGTACGATGGTGATAACTCTCCAGTTATCCAAGGTTCTGCTCTAGGTGCTCTTAACGGAGAAGAAAAATGGGTTAAAACTGTTGAAGAACTAATGGCTGCTGTTGATACTTGGATCGAGCAACCAGTTAGAGATTCAGACAAACCATTCTTGATGCCAATCGAAGACGTATTCTCTATTACAGGTAGAGGTACTGTAGCAACTGGTAGAATCGAGGCTGGTGTAATCAATACAGGTGATCCTGTTGACATCGTAGGTATGGGTGATGAAAAACTTACTTCTACTGTAACTGGTGTTGAGATGTTTAGAAAAATCTTAGACAGAGGTGAAGCTGGTGATAACGTAGGTCTATTGTTAAGAGGTATTGAAAAAACCGATATCAAGAGAGGTATGGTTATCGCTAAACAAGGATCTGTAACTCCACATAAAAAATTCAAAGCAGAGGTTTATATCCTTTCAAAAGAAGAAGGTGGTCGTCACACTCCATTCCACAACAAATACCGTCCTCAGTTCTATGTAAGAACTACTGACGTTACTGGTGAAATCTTCTTACCAGAAGGTGTAGAAATGGTAATGCCTGGTGATAACTTAACTATTACTGTTGAATTACTTCAACCTATCGCTCTTAACGTAGGTCTTAGATTTGCGATCAGAGAAGGTGGTAGAACAGTAGGTGCTGGTCAGGTTACTGAATTAATCGACTAA
- the rpsU gene encoding 30S ribosomal protein S21: MLIVPVKDGESIDRALKKYKRKFDKTRVVRSLRARQQFIKPSVTKRAKIQKAAYKQRSASQEEQA, from the coding sequence ATGTTAATAGTTCCAGTAAAAGACGGAGAATCTATCGATAGAGCTCTGAAAAAGTATAAAAGAAAATTTGATAAAACTAGAGTTGTAAGATCTCTTAGAGCAAGACAACAGTTTATTAAACCTTCTGTTACTAAAAGAGCAAAGATTCAAAAAGCTGCTTATAAGCAAAGAAGCGCTAGCCAAGAAGAGCAAGCTTAA
- the secE gene encoding preprotein translocase subunit SecE, producing the protein MSLVNFLKDSYIEFKDKVEWPKWQELQSSTSVVAIGTVILAALTFGIDTLFSKSIENIYSLIINLIN; encoded by the coding sequence ATGAGTTTAGTAAATTTTCTTAAAGATTCATATATCGAATTTAAAGATAAAGTAGAATGGCCTAAATGGCAAGAACTACAATCTTCAACTTCCGTAGTAGCTATAGGAACTGTAATCCTAGCAGCGCTTACTTTTGGAATCGATACTTTGTTTAGTAAATCTATAGAAAATATTTATTCATTGATCATCAATTTAATTAATTAA